In Papaver somniferum cultivar HN1 chromosome 9, ASM357369v1, whole genome shotgun sequence, the genomic stretch cttagaatacttataataatctttcttatcattcatttctacttaacttgatctgtgtttaaggttcttaaatgtttaggtttaaaaataatagttcgggatgtttggattacatggtacacataccaagtatgcataacagcattcaaaatcaaaatccaggggtttaggttcgcaaacccgtatgcatacttgacgtcgatattcggtaaacttgttttggccgtaacttcttcgtccgaactcggatttacctcattctttttgcattctcttccttattgaattccattcaaaatggagatgagaattgttgaatttggatgagttaatattggtctttgtcatgtctcttgttttttagtgtttgctccgtttcgttgcacttgttctattctcttggacttgggcactgggattcttggagaaatcctattctaagctattttgtggctgttacaagagtgatgttggtgaatcacaaagaaggaagttcgagaatgggtagtagttcacattgctatatattcttgagtgttcacaatcatctcatgtgaactatggtgcatagtcttcaacgactttgtatgttcttctttgttaaggaaatctttttatacgcttttggtaaccactcttagtATAAATCCGTAcgaaaaaagattgattctaccttctaaggtcaaagattgttattgcagtataaatctttatgattttgtgatattgcaattgtttatgggatatgtattgtttgcatccgtgaacttgaaggtcccatattgtgtcaaaactagaatcgttcataaattgatattcgtattgatgaaaggacgaatggacttttgacaattacaaaagttatgcctatgcagtcatttatttgatggaaaataggatgaaatcttttgtttgacaaggataaagtctattatgtcgttatgcaaatagtgatgaaaaatagaatagatccttgtatgttatccacggtattgatcttcattaatccattttgttatgttttaccgtgaaggctccattgtgtatcttatgttgagcaccctacaactatgtcgattaatattggccttgttggttgttccatgagatgatatatgttgagcattcttgaactaaattaatcatcttgattggttatttagttatttgctccgaaagtcttcttttgtcgagaaaatcttttgaaaattaaattgattgcttcggtgattagtttggttgtgtatcccaattagattaattataggttctcttgtaattaatctatttgagtttttcatatattccacaagttcttgtgttgagtatatgaacggaaatactaatcatgttctattggttgatgtagtcgtttattccgtaaggttttccttatgttgagtatttgaacgattaagataGTCATCTCcctgtggttatcttagtcgtagctccgtgagttttcttatgttgagcacaatcaattaaattgatcacttgtgtggtttgatttagttgcgtattccaattaaattaatcatgggtttacttgtgattaatttgattcagTTTtgtatatagaaaatcatttccatggtttttggtgtccaattaaaaaatccttcttttctttcgaaattaaggtccctcttgttgttctttcgggaatgacatcaaatggggaagagttcttttgaacttgtgcttaatggtaatatcttgcggggtgtgcggctgtggaattttataggggttatcttgtatcttaaaactccttgatgaatgcatttagcttcggttttatgattgcatctaaattaagttggtattttAAAGTACTAGCCATGGTTGTTACCGAGTCTTTTCTAGGCCAAATGCTCCTAGTATGCTTAATTTTCAAGCAACATATGCTAGGGTAATGTTTATGCATGTTCACTGCAATAAAGAAACCTCAAGCTCTGGTGTATAGAAGGATACATTACAAGTGATTGTGGCTTCCAAGGTAATTGCAATACAGCGGGTGCAGCCGggtgttttttgaaaataaaacatGTATAGTGGAGTTATGTTGTGTTACTTTCTCCCAGAATTCCCGATATATAACCATGCCAAAATCCAAAATAGGAAACCAtatcttaaacttttcatacaAATCTAGAAGGGACTGCAAACGACAGGAGCCATCTGTGAGACCAACCAAACCTGTTTAACTTATCAATTCACAAAAGCTTGTATATTTTTAGCCAATATATTTAATGAAAAAATTTAGATCtacaaccaatattttttatttacctctttccaaaagaaaaaaacaaaaatattacatCAAATTGATTTTGGAGCCAGCCACTCCAAAACTACGATTGCAGTAGGAATGCATTTCTTTTGCTCTTTATATAACAAGACAAAacaatcccataatcaaattattGATGTTTTATATGCAGAGTTCGTGTCCTACAATTCGAGTGTCAAACTTATAGAGGCATCTGATGGCATAAAAATGACTTCGTCAAAGCTCAGGGACAATGTAGAGTGTTGAATAGCCACAACGAACCTGCAACAGGAAAATAGGGTTCTGAGTtcaaaaaaaacaaggaagaaagaacGAGGGCACAACAATTAATACAAGGTGTCAGCCCAACTCAACATAAATTGTGGTCAAGACTTCTTACAAAGAGGACTTTCACAAGATATGGGAAAAACCCTGTCAAGTATGGTATTCAAAACGGTTGAGGGTTAAATTGGAACAAGGAAAATGAGATTAAAATTCACTATTCTTCACAGGCTACACAATACAAACTCCTCACACAAGCAAGTGAACCGCTCCATGCAATTCACTTAGGAAAAAGCATCAGTCCGCCCCCAAATGCTTTCACCATAAAATTGAGAACCATAAGACCTTTAGCACCAtcattttaaatgtttttttttgtggttaatgaaCTGGAGTTTCCATCATATATCTACAGGGTTACGAATCTAATTTGGGTACTTGGAATTCAATTTCACCATATGCTTTGAGTAATGTTATGAAGTGTATAAAAGATTTCTGAAATACAAGTACAACATGTAGTTATAGTGCATGTGCCCATAAATATATTCAAGCAAtaggacaaaaacataccaaatCTCATTCTCTTGGATATCTATTTAAAAGTGACCAGAGTAGCAAGTTGTAAAGTACAGTAGTAGAAATTTCAATTGAAGTTCCATATGAGACACGGATAAAATGATGTTATTCATTTTACAAAGAATAAAGCACGCAAACATACAGAAAGCATGCTAAGGAACAGGATTAAACATAAGTTCCATCTTTATCGTTCTTTCAATATCATGTCACTAACCGAATAACCACAGATTAAAGGAAATAAAGCGATGTACCTGCGGGAGTGTGTCATTTTGGCTTGCGTATAAGTAAACCTCGGCAGTCAGTTCGGAAGTAATCATTTCGGGATTCTTTACCCAAGTCTTGTGGATCTACAGACGGCAAGATATTATCATTCGCAGAAAAGATTACTGTACTGAATTCCTCATCGTTGCCATCGTCATCTCTATAATTTTTGGGAGGTGTCACAAAAACAATAGACTTTTTCTTATCTAACTGGTCTTTGACATAAAATACNNNNNNNNNNNNNNNNNNNNNNNNNNNNNNNNNNNNNNNNNNNNNNNNNNNNNNNNNNNNNNNNNNNNNNNNNNNNNNNNNNNNNNNNNNNNNNNNNNNNNNNNNNNNNNNNNNNNNNNNNNNNNNNNNNNNNNNNNNNNNNNNNNNNNNNNNNNNNNNNNNNNNNNNNNNNNNNNNNNNNNNNNNNNNNNNNNNNNNNNNNNNNNNNNNNNNNNNNNNNNNNNNNNNNNNNNNNNNNNNNNNNNNNNNNNNNNNNNNNNNTTTTTGTATCCCAACATAGTAAGGTCAACAATCTTGTAGCCAAGAGCATCTCTTTTGACCCCACGTTTATTATCAACCCAATTGCACTTGAACAGATGAACTTTTCTTTCACAGTAATCTAACTCCCATATCTCTTGCAAGACACCATAATAAGAGGCTTTACCATATGTAACATCATCATCTCTAGATATGTGCATGTCATTTGCTGCAACGCTAACCCCACTATTCTGGTGAATTCTACCATCACGGGATCTTGTGCGGAATAGATATCCATTGATGCGATATACAGTGTATTTCGTTACCTCGTAGTGCGGGCCGTGTGATATCCATCTTAAGTTCTCTGAGATACTTTCTCTGTCGTCTGCCAACTCTTTTTCAACCTGAAATTCATTATTAGGATGAACCTTGAGTTTAAAGGAATATAACACATCAAACAAGACACTTTTTATATGACCTATTACCTCATTTTTTAACCAAGCGCCAAAAGTGTTAGAGTGCTCTTTCTCTAGCCATGCTCGCTTTTTAGTAGAATAGTTAGTTTCCAAATATAGCTTGTGTCGGCTGGTATGTACAATAACCAAATGTTATTATactttgtacaaaaaaaaaacaggaaaaaaaacaggaaaaaaaaacaaattaatactTACTCTATGTAAGGCTCAATTTCAGGCGTGTTCTGCATTACATAGAAATGTGCTTGTCTCAACTGTTCAGGGGTAACTATACACGGCTCTTCAGCTGATAACGGTTCTCCCTCCTGAGATGTATTATGCCTATCTAGTGGAATACCAATTGTCCTGATGCTTTTATGGTACTCACAATATATCTCAATCGTCTCTTCTGCAACATTCTCTTCGGCAATGCATCCACAAGGTTGTTTCTTGTTTCGCACATGCCCCTTTATAACCTTCATACACCTTTCGaaaggatacatccatcgaaagcaaACCGGACCGCATAActtcacttccctggtaagatgtacagttaaatgaatcatgatgtcaaagaaggatggaagaaaatacttctctagtaAGCATAACgtcacacagagatcctcttgcaATTTATCTAGCTCTTCCACCATGATTTCTTTGGCAGATATtgatctgaaaaagaaacaaaacctgataatagcatatctcaCAGGTGTAGGCATAATTGATCGAATAGCGACGggcaaaaattgttgcataagcatATGGTAATCATGTGATTTGAGTCCGATCAGCTTACGCTCTTTTAGGTTCACAAGGGTGGAAAAATCCGAACAATACCCTTCTGGAACTCTTAACTCGGATAGTGTCTCTAAGAATATGTCTTTTTCTTCCGTAGTTAATGTATAACATGCTGCGGGAAGTATCGTTCCTTTGTCATCTGTCTTAGGGTGTAACTCCGATTTTAACCCCAAACGCACCAAATCCTTTCTGGCGTttaatccatcttttgtattcccgTTGTGCAGCAACGTTCCAACAAGACTTTGTCCCACATTCTTTTCGACATGCATGAAATCAATACAATGTTGGACATCATTATAGCGCCAATATCTAAGTAGTCGCTGCCATATGTTGTACTTGCTCCAGTAAGTGGTTTCCCTGCCTTCCTCTTCCTCACCTGACCTATCGActtcttttgatatttttctgatgcgCTCAATTTTCGTTTTTCCGATGCGCTTCATATTTCCACCTTTTCCAGGTGTAGCCTGCACGTCTTCCCCTTGAGTATTCGTCCCCTTCTTTCCCCATGAATTCTTTATACATTTTACCTCCTCATATATTTCTTCCCCGGTCATTGGTTCTGGAGCAGTCTCCCACTCTTGTTTTCCGCCAAATGCCCCCTTCTGCCTTC encodes the following:
- the LOC113312916 gene encoding uncharacterized protein LOC113312916, which produces MDLLVSLRFRMDKSWMSTDRTKKRYREGVAAFLRYAVNHLKEEGETYDEFLMLCPCTNCLNLCACSVGDVEDHLFVNGIDQTYTIWNKHGEKDEAITSSKPVNVNNGMHAEFDLGTPTDAPDEDFGMGTPTDAPDTIDMMQAAEEFADDPIKFKKLLENAENPLYEGCPNFTKLSAIVQLFKLKSKHGASDMFFNELLPLLKDMLPKEGNLMARSTYQAKKILKSMGSGYTKIHACINNCILYWNEYKDEKVCPTCKAPRWKVDRDGKVYENVPAKVLWYFDIIPRFQRLFQSKHTAKDLIWHDTTRNKDGVLRHPADSHAWREIDNNFPEIKGDPRNLRLAVSADGVDVNTDGAPGNNIDVFLEPLVKDFQFLFEKGKRTWDAYAQEMFTLRAVVLWTINDYPALGTLCGCRYAGYHGCVVCRKKTHSIRLHDSNKNVYVGYRRFLPYEHPFRRQKGAFGGKQEWETAPEPMTGEEIYEEVKCIKNSWGKKGTNTQGEDVQATPGKGGNMKRIGKTKIERIRKISKEVDRSGEEEEGRETTYWSKYNIWQRLLRYWRYNDVQHCIDFMHVEKNVGQSLVGTLLHNGNTKDGLNARKDLVRLGLKSELHPKTDDKGTILPAACYTLTTEEKDIFLETLSELRVPEGYCSDFSTLVNLKERKLIGLKSHDYHMLMQQFLPVAIRSIMPTPVRYAIIREVKLCGPVCFRWMYPFERCMKVIKGHVRNKKQPCGCIAEENVAEETIEIYCEYHKSIRTIGIPLDRHNTSQEGEPLSAEEPCIVTPEQLRQAHFYVMQNTPEIEPYIDRHKLYLETNYSTKKRAWLEKEHSNTFGAWLKNEVEKELADDRESISENLRWISHGPHYEVTKYTVYRINGYLFRTRSRDGRIHQNSGVSVAANDMHISRDDDVTYGKASYYGVLQEIWELDYCERKVHLFKCNWVDNKRGVKRDALGYKIVDLTIDDDGNDEEFSTVIFSANDNILPSVDPQDLGKESRNDYFRTDCRGLLIRKPK